One genomic segment of Choristoneura fumiferana chromosome Z, NRCan_CFum_1, whole genome shotgun sequence includes these proteins:
- the LOC141433661 gene encoding uncharacterized protein, with amino-acid sequence MIARITLCLLACTVYQAIAEVQIITEPRQGEEYVIVSSGQQIPLRNFETSHKIPEKHPQHRNFRPEDDKITKKLHSGKVGGKHASEGIVSIEEDKRAILKKVQKGKIADSIEIDIPVSKIEDIKIKENVKDEDINPKMKVALEAMSESGKLNDKSGTTTQKPILTTTPAVNKGYDYIPINFDTIEDINSGLLSSNVKLETAGSEQKQHSRIQVKKGPNGQDYEYEYIYYYYDEDEESKKDSKEKGSSTTTEPIHNSHDGPQKAETDNQIGKEIKAKSKYSSIDRSGATTTTAPEKQNEVVPASGRGRQRGRTIAPAPVEEENVEDRLPSSTRFPPRGRNLAPASSTTYVPEVSSETTRQRGRPQIDNVADESIGQTRSRTRAHIRRPASELVDLDSFKTNSGDIPQQYKELPTRYSSESKTTTEILEVPSTTELSQGKDSAREGHSLSGVIRFQEILDDSKLPPDYKQTTPYDQETTEYTTMTAMEKVALDLYAYLAGENLNNDVNPTVDELGFEGSTMTDEESYTTEALSTTEEATTTTTTTTTTTTTTTTTTTPAPTTTAAPTRPLRFRGRPGARARVSTTSSAATEAPQETSTRTRGRFSKPGGVRKTTAAAAESSSPSAAPVEKSASLPKTFGRRGLFSGRTRPSTSTAAPAAEDGSSAATNETPAPRARLRPNLRRGSSTSSAPSEDSTAPADAAETTVAPVSVVGRGRPGLRPASLRPGPRLNLRPNIRPRPGASVAPTEAPTESPETSAPDAVSTDSDAEGSPATPAPEAPRGGLRVRNRLTVQPSPKPRVAATPLPRRPNPLLKRKLPSTEATTEAAKKVEEETTEESTSGEKSETESEVAAETTPAPPLRGLDALFARRRAAGGIGARPARPARATLPK; translated from the exons ATGTTTGCTAGCCTGCACAGTCTACCAAGCTATTGCTGAGGTACAGATTATTACAGAGCCACGGCAAGGCGAAGAATATGTTATAGTTAGTTCAGGTCAACAAATTCCGTTAAGAAATTTTGAGACCTCGCATAAAATTCCCGAAAAACACCCACAACATCGAAATTTTAGGCCAGAAGATGACAAGATCACCAAAAAATTACACAGTGGTAAAGTCGGAGGTAAACACGCCTCAGAAGGTATTGTATCCATTGAGGAAGATAAACGAGCAATACTCAAAAAAGTACAGAAAGGAAAAATCGCCGATTCTATTGAAATTGATATTCCAGTATCCAAAATAGAAGAcatcaaaataaaagaaaacgtTAAAGATGAGGATATCAATCCAAAAATGAAAGTAGCATTGGAAGCTATGTCTGAATCGGGAAAACTAAATGATAAATCAGGGACTACGACCCAAAAACCTATTTTAACTACCACACCTGCTGTTAATAAGGGTTACGATTATATTCCTATCAATTTCGATACTATCGAAGATATAAACAGTGGTTTATTGTCATCAAATGTTAAACTGGAAACTGCCGGCTCAGAACAAAAACAACATTCTCGTATCCAAGTCAAGAAAGGACCCAACGGACAAGACTATGAATATGagtatatttattactattatgaCGAGGACGAGGAGAGTAAAAAAGACAGCAAAGAGAAAGGGTCTTCAACAACCACTGAACCTATTCACAACTCTCATGACGGTCCCCAAAAAGCGGAGACCGATAACCAAATCGGCAAAGAAATCAAAGCAAAGAGCAAATATAGTTCTATTGATAGATCCGGCGCTACGACTACGACTGCACCAGAGAAACAGAATGAAGTAGTGCCAGCATCAGGTAGAGGGCGCCAGCGTGGCCGTACCATCGCACCCGCTCCAGTCGAGGAGGAGAACGTTGAAGACAG GCTACCATCAAGCACGCGATTCCCACCTCGTGGTCGTAACCTGGCTCCAGCCAGCTCAACCACGTATGTACCAGAAGTATCATCGGAAACGACCAGACAACGCGGACGACCTCAGATCGATAATGTTGCCGATGAGTCCATTGGCCAAACGAGGAGCAGGACCCGAGCGCATATCAG GCGGCCCGCTTCTGAACTTGTTGATTTAGATAGCTTCAAAACGAACTCAGGCGATATCCCTCAGCAATATAAAGAGTTACCGACCAGATATTCTTCTGAAAGCAAAACAACCACAGAAATACTTGAAGTACCATCTACGACCGAATTGTCGCAAGGCAAAGATTCGGCACGAGAAGGCCACAGCTTGTCAGGAGTTATTCGATTCCAAGAAATCCTTGACGATTCGAAGCTTCCTCCGGACTACAAACAAACGACGCCTTATGACCAAGAAACAACTGAATACACAACCATGACTGCCATGGAAAAGGTTGCTCTTGACCTCTACGCTTATTTGGCTGGCGAAAATTTGAATAACGATGTTAACCCGACAGTAGACGAGCTCGGTTTTGAAGGTTCCACCATGACTGACGAGGAATCTTACACGACGGAGGCTCTGAGCACGACGGAAGAGGCGACCACCAcgaccaccaccaccaccaccacgacCACCACGACCACCACAACGACCACGCCGGCTCCCACAACCACCGCGGCGCCCACGCGTCCCTTGCGCTTCCGCGGCCGACcgggcgcgcgcgcacgcgtcTCCACCACATCAAGCGCGGCTACCGAGGCTCCACAAGAAACCTCAACCAGAACacgag GTCGGTTCAGTAAGCCGGGCGGCGTGCGCAAAACTACTGCAGCGGCCGCTGAATCCTCCTCGCCATCAGCAGCCCCAGTAGAAAAGTCCGCTTCCCTACCAAAG ACGTTCGGTAGACGTGGTTTGTTCTCGGGCAGGACGCGGCCGAGCACCTCGACAGCGGCGCCCGCAGCGGAAGACGGCAGCAGTGCCGCCACTAACGAGACCCCAGCTCccag AGCCCGCTTGCGCCCGAACCTGCGTCGCGGCAGCTCCACTAGCAGCGCACCATCAGAAGACAGCACAGCCCCCGCCGACGCCGCCGAGACTACTGTCGCACCCGTCAGTGTTGTTGG TCGTGGCCGCCCAGGCTTACGGCCCGCGTCCCTCCGGCCGGGCCCGAGACTGAACCTCAGGCCCAACATTCGGCCAAGGCCCGGTGCGTCCGTCGCCCCCACCGAAGCTCCCACTGAATCCCCAGAAACCTCCGCACCTGATGCAGTTTCCACCGACTCCGATGCTGAG GGCTCGCCAGCGACGCCGGCGCCCGAGGCGCCCCGCGGCGGGCTGCGCGTGCGCAACCGTCTGACCGTGCAGCCATCCCCCAAGCCACGCGTCGCCGCCACGCCACTGCCCAGGCGACCCAATCCTCTACTCAAAAGGAAATTACCCTCCACCGAA GCAACAACAGAAGCTGCCAAAAAGGTAGAAGAGGAGACAACGGAAGAGAGCACGAGTGGGGAGAAGAGCGAGACGGAGTCGGAAGTAGCAGCGGAGACGACGCCGGCGCCTCCGCTCCGTGGGCTCGACGCGCTATtcgcgcggcgccgcgccgccggcGGCATCGGCGCGCGCCCGGCCCGCCCCGCGCGTGCCACCCTCCCCAAATAA
- the LOC141433686 gene encoding D-3-phosphoglycerate dehydrogenase: MDCSILRRRRWRQSLPSRPPGSITIIKLFNSITLVRMGLEIKSVLVVDGVGANCQEILNSHGIKVVTKAKITKQELLEEIPKYEGLVVRSASQVTKEVLHAGKRLKVVGRAGAGVDNIDVAAAGSKGIGVINAPGANAMSACELTCGLMLALARHVVPAAAALRAGRWERTQHTGTELAGRTLAILGLGRVGREVAIRMHAFGMTIVGFDPFVSAEQCHQFHATKMELEQIWPVADYITLHTPLIESTRNFINADVLKKCKKGIKIVNVGRGGLINEQDLLDALNAGQVGAAALDVFEQEPPTDPLTLEIIQHPAVIATPHLGASTKEAQVRVGQEIAEQFVNLVKPGTYPTPLAEVTRVLNK; encoded by the exons ATGGATTGTAGTATCCTGCGCCGGCGACGATGGCGTCAGTCACTGCCGAGCCGCCCGCCGGGTTCCATCACGATCATCAAATTATTCAACTCCATAACACTG GTAAGAATGGGCTTAGAAATCAAATCGGTCCTGGTTGTCGACGGAGTCGGAGCCAACTGTCAGGAAATCCTGAACTCCCACGGCATCAAAGTGGTcacaaaagcaaaaataacCAAACAGGAACTCCTTGAAGAAATCCCT AAATATGAAGGATTGGTGGTTCGGTCAGCGTCACAGGTCACAAAAGAAGTTCTACATGCGGGGAAAAGGTTGAAGGTAGTGggccgcgccggcgccggcgtcgACAACATCGACGTCGCCGCTGCTGGCAGCAAGGGCATCGGCGTCATCAA CGCGCCAGGAGCCAATGCGATGAGCGCGTGCGAACTGACCTGCGGACTGATGTTGGCACTGGCAAGGCACGTGGTaccagcggcggcggcgctgcgCGCAGGTCGCTGGGAGCGCACACAGCACACCGGCACCGAGCTCGCCGGCAGAACCCTCGCTATACTCGGCCTCGGCAGAGTCGGCAGGGAGGTTGCCATCCGAATGCATGCGTTCGGAATGACC ATCGTGGGATTCGACCCATTCGTGTCAGCGGAGCAATGTCATCAGTTCCATGCCACTAAAATGGAGCTTGAGCAAATCTGGCCCGTGGCAGACTACATCACACTCCACACACCCCTCATCGAATCTACGAGAA actttaTCAACGCGGACGTGTTGAAGAAATGCAAAAAAGGCATTAAAATAGTAAACGTCGGTCGCGGCGGTCTCATAAACGAGCAAGATTTGCTCGACGCTCTAAATGCTGGACAG GTGGGCGCAGCAGCGTTAGATGTGTTTGAACAGGAGCCTCCCACGGATCCTCTGACTCTTGAAATTATTCAGCACCCAGCAGTAATTGCTACTCCGCATTTAG GCGCGTCGACCAAGGAGGCCCAGGTTCGCGTAGGCCAGGAGATAGCAGAGCAGTTTGTGAACCTGGTCAAACCCGGCACCTACCCCACTCCCCTTGCCGAGGTCACTCGTGTTCTCAACAAGTGA